GATCGTCGCCGGTCGCGTCACCCAGAAGATGGCCCCGGTGCTGCGGCAGATCTACGACCAGATGGCCGAGCCGAAGTGGGTCATCGCGATGGGGGTGTGCGCCTCGTCCGGCGGGATGTTCAACAACTACGCCGTGGTGCAGGGCGTCGACCACATCGTCCCGGTCGACATGTACCTGCCCGGCTGTCCTCCGCGGCCGGAGATGCTGATCGACGCCATCCTCAAGCTGCACGCCAAGATCATGGACGAGCCGCTCGGCGTGGCCCGGGCGGCCGAGAAGCTGGGAGAACGAACCGATCTGGTTCCGTCCTCGATTCGGTACGGCCGCAACGGTGTGTTCCACGGACAGCGCTCACCCTCCGACGATCAACTGGCTCGTTCGGCCGCGGCCGTCGAGAGCCCGCAGTGGAAGGCCATGCAGCCGTGACCGGGGCGAGCGGAGCGACGGGGAATGGCCCCGGGGCGAGCGGAGCGACGGGGAATTCGCCCGGGGCGAGCGGAGCGACGGGGAA
This window of the Nakamurella panacisegetis genome carries:
- a CDS encoding NuoB/complex I 20 kDa subunit family protein, which produces MGLEEKLPNGILLTGVEKLVNWTRKASLFPATFGLACCAIEMMTTGAPRYDLGRFGMEVFRASPRQADLMIVAGRVTQKMAPVLRQIYDQMAEPKWVIAMGVCASSGGMFNNYAVVQGVDHIVPVDMYLPGCPPRPEMLIDAILKLHAKIMDEPLGVARAAEKLGERTDLVPSSIRYGRNGVFHGQRSPSDDQLARSAAAVESPQWKAMQP